Proteins encoded by one window of Pseudomonas tructae:
- a CDS encoding ureidoglycolate lyase: MRTLVIEPLSKEAFAPFGDVIETDGSDHFMINNGSTMRFHRLATVETAQPDDKAIISIFRADAQDMPLTVRMLERHPQGSQAFIPLLGNPFLIVVAPVGDAPVSGLVRAFISNGRQGINYHRGVWHHPVLTIEKRDDFLVVDRSGTGNNCDEHFFNEDEQLILAPHQ; the protein is encoded by the coding sequence ATGCGCACTTTAGTGATTGAGCCCCTGAGCAAAGAAGCCTTCGCCCCTTTTGGTGACGTGATCGAAACCGATGGCAGCGACCACTTCATGATCAACAACGGCTCGACCATGCGCTTCCATCGTCTGGCCACGGTCGAAACCGCGCAACCCGACGACAAGGCGATCATCAGCATCTTCCGCGCCGACGCGCAGGACATGCCCCTGACCGTTCGCATGCTGGAACGCCATCCGCAGGGCAGCCAGGCTTTCATTCCGCTGCTCGGCAACCCCTTTCTGATCGTGGTCGCGCCGGTTGGCGATGCACCTGTATCAGGCCTGGTCCGTGCCTTCATCAGTAATGGAAGGCAGGGCATCAATTACCATCGCGGCGTCTGGCACCACCCGGTGCTGACGATCGAAAAGCGGGATGACTTCCTGGTGGTTGATCGCAGTGGCACTGGCAACAACTGCGATGAGCATTTTTTCAATGAGGATGAGCAGTTGATCCTCGCCCCCCACCAATAA
- a CDS encoding outer membrane protein OmpK, whose protein sequence is MKGITTSLLLGSSLLASLPAAAGDLLLWHTNSLTYLYGKDFQVNPAIQQTVTFEHANKWKYGDTFLFIDKIFYNGGTDRNKGSNTYYGEFSPRLSLGKIFERKFEFGPIKDVLIAMTYESGEGDNEAYLIGPGFDLAVPGFNYFTLNIMQRNTEGSRPGDRVWQITPTFSYTIPVGKSDVLIDGYMDWVVDNDATSRRGTYHANLQFNPQVKYDLGKALNWGAKQLYVGIEYSYWKDKYGIENSGKLDTNQSVTSALVKVHF, encoded by the coding sequence ATGAAAGGCATCACCACTTCCCTTCTGCTCGGTAGCAGCCTGCTGGCGAGCTTGCCAGCCGCCGCAGGGGACTTGCTGCTCTGGCACACCAACAGCCTCACCTACCTCTACGGCAAGGACTTCCAGGTCAACCCGGCGATCCAGCAGACGGTGACCTTCGAGCATGCCAACAAATGGAAGTACGGTGACACCTTCCTGTTCATCGACAAAATCTTCTACAACGGCGGCACCGACCGCAACAAGGGCAGCAACACCTACTACGGCGAATTCAGCCCACGCCTGTCGCTGGGCAAGATCTTCGAGCGCAAGTTCGAGTTCGGCCCGATCAAGGACGTACTGATCGCCATGACCTACGAGTCCGGCGAAGGCGACAACGAGGCCTACCTGATCGGCCCCGGCTTTGACCTGGCAGTACCGGGCTTCAACTACTTCACCCTCAACATCATGCAGCGCAACACCGAAGGCAGCCGCCCCGGCGATCGCGTCTGGCAGATTACCCCGACCTTCTCCTACACCATCCCCGTGGGCAAATCCGACGTCCTGATCGACGGCTACATGGACTGGGTGGTGGACAACGACGCCACCAGTCGCCGCGGTACCTACCACGCCAACCTGCAGTTCAACCCACAGGTCAAATACGACCTGGGCAAGGCGTTGAACTGGGGCGCCAAGCAGTTGTACGTGGGTATCGAGTACAGCTACTGGAAAGACAAATACGGCATCGAGAACAGTGGAAAGCTCGACACCAACCAAAGCGTCACCAGCGCCCTGGTCAAGGTTCACTTCTAA
- the puuE gene encoding allantoinase PuuE, whose product MSADYPRDLIGYGNTPPHPRWPGNARIALSFVLNYEEGGERNILHGDKESEAFLSEMVAAQPLQGERNMSMESLYEYGSRAGVWRLLKLFKDTGVPLTVFAVAMAAQRHPDVIRAMVQAGHEICSHGYRWIDYQHMDEAQEREHMLEAIRILTELTGERPLGWYTGRTGPNTRRLVMEEGGFLYDSDTYDDDLPYWERNNPTDKPHLVIPYTLDTNDMRFTQVQGFNCGEQFFQYLKDAFDVLYEEGSDAPKMLSIGLHCRLIGRPARLAALKRFIEYAKSHDQVWFARRVDIARHWHATHPFQAEKAQ is encoded by the coding sequence GTGAGCGCTGATTACCCTCGCGACCTGATCGGTTACGGCAACACCCCACCCCATCCGCGCTGGCCGGGGAATGCCCGCATTGCTTTGTCTTTCGTGCTCAATTACGAAGAAGGTGGCGAACGCAACATCCTTCACGGCGATAAAGAGTCCGAAGCCTTTCTTTCGGAAATGGTCGCCGCCCAGCCGCTGCAGGGCGAGCGCAACATGAGCATGGAATCGCTGTATGAGTACGGCAGCCGTGCCGGTGTATGGCGCTTGCTCAAGCTGTTCAAGGACACTGGCGTACCCTTGACCGTTTTCGCCGTGGCCATGGCCGCCCAGCGCCACCCGGATGTAATCCGCGCCATGGTCCAGGCCGGCCACGAGATCTGCAGCCACGGCTACCGCTGGATCGATTACCAGCACATGGACGAGGCCCAGGAGCGCGAGCACATGCTCGAAGCCATCCGCATCCTCACCGAACTCACCGGCGAGCGTCCGCTGGGCTGGTACACCGGCCGCACCGGGCCGAACACCCGCCGTCTGGTGATGGAAGAAGGTGGCTTCCTCTACGACAGCGATACCTACGACGACGACCTGCCCTACTGGGAACGCAACAACCCGACCGACAAGCCGCATCTGGTGATCCCCTACACCCTGGACACCAACGACATGCGCTTTACCCAGGTGCAGGGTTTCAACTGCGGCGAGCAGTTTTTCCAGTACCTCAAGGACGCCTTCGATGTGCTCTACGAAGAAGGCAGCGATGCGCCGAAAATGCTTTCGATCGGCTTGCACTGCCGCTTGATCGGCCGCCCGGCGCGCCTGGCTGCGCTCAAGCGCTTCATCGAGTACGCCAAGAGCCATGACCAGGTCTGGTTCGCCCGGCGCGTGGACATCGCCCGCCACTGGCATGCCACCCACCCATTCCAAGCCGAGAAAGCACAATGA
- a CDS encoding urate hydroxylase PuuD, whose protein sequence is MEAHLLEWLNLSVRWVHMITGVAWIGASFYFVWLENNLNRANPRDGLSGDLWAIHGGGIYHLEKYKLAPPKMPENLHWFKWEAYFTWMSGIALLCLVFYWNPTLYLLAPGSSLSGGEGIAIGVGSLIAGWFIYDFLCDSPLGKRPGLLGLVLFVLVIAACYGFSQVFSGRGAYLHTGAIIGTIMVGNVFRIIMPAQRQLVAAIEANQTPDPLLPAKGLLRSRHNNYFTLPVLFIMISNHFPSTYGSQYNWLILGGIAVAAVLVRHYFNTRHDSNKYAWTLPVGALSMICLAYVTGPAPMPRAPEQAAAKIEYQPLPETALGGKTAAQKAAEQAAAPAQPAAPAAAPTEATAKLDDAGFDKIHSVIQERCAVCHSAKPTSPLFSAAPAGVMLDTPQQIQQQAARIQAQAVATQIMPLGNITQMTQQERELIGAWVAKGAPTH, encoded by the coding sequence GTGGAAGCACATCTGCTGGAATGGCTGAACCTGAGCGTGCGCTGGGTTCACATGATCACTGGCGTGGCCTGGATTGGCGCGTCGTTCTACTTTGTCTGGCTGGAAAACAACCTCAACCGGGCCAACCCGCGCGACGGTCTTTCCGGCGATCTCTGGGCGATTCACGGTGGCGGGATCTACCACCTGGAGAAGTACAAGCTGGCTCCGCCAAAAATGCCGGAGAACCTGCACTGGTTCAAATGGGAAGCCTACTTCACCTGGATGTCGGGTATCGCCCTGCTGTGCCTGGTGTTCTACTGGAATCCGACCCTGTACCTGCTGGCACCGGGCAGCTCCCTGAGCGGTGGTGAAGGCATTGCCATCGGTGTCGGTTCGCTGATCGCCGGCTGGTTCATCTACGACTTCCTCTGTGACTCGCCACTGGGCAAGCGCCCCGGCCTGCTCGGCCTGGTCCTGTTCGTGCTGGTGATTGCCGCCTGCTACGGCTTCAGCCAGGTGTTCAGCGGCCGTGGTGCGTACCTGCACACCGGCGCGATCATCGGCACCATCATGGTCGGTAACGTGTTCCGTATCATCATGCCGGCCCAACGTCAGCTGGTCGCCGCCATCGAAGCCAACCAGACGCCAGACCCCTTGCTGCCGGCCAAAGGTTTGCTGCGCTCGCGGCACAACAACTACTTCACCTTGCCGGTGCTGTTCATCATGATCAGCAACCACTTCCCGAGCACCTACGGCAGCCAGTACAACTGGTTGATCCTGGGCGGTATCGCGGTGGCGGCGGTGTTGGTGCGTCACTACTTCAACACCCGTCATGACAGCAACAAGTACGCCTGGACCCTGCCGGTCGGTGCCTTGTCGATGATCTGCCTGGCGTACGTCACCGGCCCTGCGCCGATGCCGCGTGCCCCAGAACAAGCCGCTGCCAAGATCGAGTACCAACCGTTGCCGGAAACCGCCCTGGGTGGCAAGACCGCTGCCCAGAAAGCCGCCGAACAGGCGGCAGCCCCTGCCCAACCTGCCGCCCCCGCTGCAGCTCCGACCGAGGCCACGGCCAAGCTCGACGATGCCGGTTTCGACAAGATCCACAGCGTCATCCAGGAGCGTTGCGCGGTGTGCCATTCGGCCAAGCCGACCAGCCCGCTGTTCAGCGCCGCCCCGGCCGGCGTGATGCTCGACACCCCGCAGCAGATCCAGCAACAGGCTGCGCGCATCCAGGCGCAAGCCGTGGCCACGCAGATCATGCCCCTGGGCAACATCACCCAGATGACCCAGCAGGAACGTGAACTGATCGGCGCCTGGGTCGCCAAAGGAGCGCCAACCCACTGA
- a CDS encoding nucleobase:cation symporter-2 family protein: MSESRKAYIPVAPPRQPLPLFQLFLVGLQHVLLMYGGAIAVPLIIGQAAGLSREEVAFLINADLLVAGVATIVQSLGIGAVGIRMPVMMGASFAAVGSMVAMAGMPGVGLQGIFGATIAAGFFGMIIAPFMSKVVRFFPPLVTGTVITSIGLSLFPVAVNWAGGGADAAPFGSPVYLAVAGLVLATILLINRFMRGFWVNVSVLIGMGLGYIIAGSIGMVDLSGLSEAPWVQVVTPLHFGMPTFSLAPILSMCLVVVIIFVESTGMFLALGKVTEREVTPGMLRRGLLCDAGASFVAGFFNTFTHSSFAQNIGLVQMTGVRCRYVTVVAGGFLILLSLLPKAAFLIASIPPAVLGGASIAMFGMVAATGIKILQEADIADRRNQLLVAVSVGMGLIPVVRPEFFAQMPQWMEPITHSGIAMATVSALILNLLFNILGGAERATHNDTAHQH, from the coding sequence ATGTCCGAGTCACGCAAGGCGTACATCCCTGTTGCGCCCCCACGACAGCCACTGCCCCTGTTCCAACTGTTCCTGGTGGGTCTGCAGCATGTATTGCTGATGTACGGAGGCGCGATTGCCGTGCCGCTGATCATCGGTCAAGCCGCCGGACTTTCTCGTGAAGAAGTCGCTTTCCTGATCAATGCCGACCTGCTGGTCGCAGGTGTCGCCACCATCGTCCAGTCGTTGGGCATTGGCGCAGTCGGCATCCGCATGCCGGTGATGATGGGCGCAAGCTTTGCCGCCGTCGGCAGCATGGTGGCCATGGCCGGCATGCCTGGCGTCGGCCTGCAGGGGATTTTCGGCGCGACCATCGCCGCCGGTTTCTTCGGCATGATCATTGCGCCGTTCATGTCCAAGGTCGTGCGTTTCTTCCCGCCGCTGGTGACCGGTACGGTCATCACCTCGATTGGCTTGTCGCTGTTTCCGGTTGCGGTCAACTGGGCAGGCGGCGGCGCCGATGCCGCCCCCTTCGGCTCCCCTGTCTACCTGGCCGTCGCCGGCCTGGTGCTGGCCACCATCTTGTTGATCAACCGCTTCATGCGCGGCTTCTGGGTCAATGTCTCGGTGCTGATCGGCATGGGCCTGGGCTACATCATTGCCGGCTCCATCGGCATGGTCGACCTCTCGGGCCTGAGTGAAGCGCCCTGGGTGCAGGTCGTGACTCCCCTGCATTTCGGCATGCCGACCTTCAGCCTGGCGCCGATCCTGTCGATGTGCCTGGTGGTGGTGATCATCTTCGTCGAGTCCACTGGCATGTTCCTCGCCCTGGGCAAGGTCACCGAACGCGAAGTGACCCCCGGCATGCTGCGGCGCGGCCTGCTGTGCGACGCCGGCGCCTCGTTCGTGGCCGGCTTTTTCAATACCTTCACCCACTCCTCGTTCGCCCAGAACATCGGCCTGGTACAGATGACCGGCGTGCGCTGCCGCTACGTCACGGTGGTTGCCGGTGGTTTCCTGATCCTGCTCAGCCTGTTGCCCAAAGCGGCGTTCCTGATTGCCTCGATTCCGCCTGCGGTACTGGGTGGCGCATCGATCGCCATGTTCGGCATGGTCGCCGCCACTGGCATCAAGATCCTTCAGGAAGCCGACATCGCCGACCGCCGCAACCAGTTGCTGGTGGCCGTCAGTGTCGGCATGGGCCTGATCCCGGTGGTACGTCCGGAGTTCTTCGCGCAGATGCCCCAGTGGATGGAACCGATCACCCACAGTGGCATTGCCATGGCCACCGTCAGCGCGTTGATCCTCAACCTGCTGTTCAACATCCTCGGTGGCGCCGAACGCGCCACCCACAACGATACCGCCCACCAGCACTGA
- the uraD gene encoding 2-oxo-4-hydroxy-4-carboxy-5-ureidoimidazoline decarboxylase, producing the protein MTAFKTLKPSTLDRAAFVEAFADIYEHSPWVAEKAYDLGQLQEIEQIEALHQRMSDILLSADHAAQLALINAHPDLAGKAAIQGELTQSSTHEQAGAGIHQCTAEEFTRFTELNDAYKAKFKFPFIMAVKGSNRHQILAAFEKRIHNSVEAEFKEALAQINLIALFRLLQL; encoded by the coding sequence ATGACTGCATTCAAGACCCTGAAGCCTTCGACCCTGGATCGCGCAGCGTTCGTCGAAGCTTTCGCCGACATCTACGAACACTCGCCATGGGTTGCCGAGAAGGCCTACGACCTGGGCCAGTTGCAGGAGATCGAGCAGATCGAGGCCCTGCACCAGCGTATGAGCGACATCCTGCTCAGCGCCGACCATGCCGCCCAGCTGGCGCTGATCAACGCCCACCCGGACCTCGCCGGCAAGGCCGCGATCCAGGGCGAACTGACCCAATCGAGCACCCACGAACAGGCCGGCGCCGGCATCCACCAGTGCACCGCCGAAGAGTTCACGCGCTTCACCGAACTCAACGATGCTTACAAAGCGAAGTTCAAGTTCCCGTTCATCATGGCGGTCAAAGGCAGCAACCGGCACCAGATCCTGGCCGCCTTTGAAAAACGCATCCACAACTCGGTCGAAGCCGAGTTCAAGGAAGCGCTGGCGCAGATCAACCTGATCGCCCTGTTCCGCCTGCTTCAGCTTTAA
- a CDS encoding DUF808 domain-containing protein, which produces MAGSSLLVLIDDIATVLDDVSVMTKVAAKKTAGVLGDDLALNAQQVTGVRAEREIPVVWAVAKGSFLNKLILVPAALLISAFIPWAVTPLLMLGGAFLCFEGFEKLAHKFLHSKEEDQAEHAALSEAVADPAVDLVAFEQGKIKGAVRTDFILSAEIIAITLGTVADAPLTQQIIVLSGIAIVMTIGVYGLVAGIVKLDDLGLWLTQKASRAAQAVGNGILRAAPYMMKSLSVIGTAAMFLVGGGILVHGVAPLHHAIEAFSEGRGGVLTSTLLNAGVGIVAGAVVLAVVAVIAKLWRSVKG; this is translated from the coding sequence ATGGCAGGAAGCAGTCTTCTGGTATTGATCGACGATATCGCCACGGTACTCGACGATGTCTCGGTAATGACCAAGGTCGCGGCAAAAAAGACCGCAGGGGTACTGGGCGATGATCTGGCGCTCAACGCCCAGCAGGTCACCGGCGTGCGAGCCGAGCGGGAAATTCCAGTGGTCTGGGCGGTGGCCAAGGGATCATTTCTGAACAAACTGATCCTGGTCCCGGCAGCGCTGCTGATCAGTGCTTTCATTCCCTGGGCGGTGACGCCGCTGCTGATGCTCGGTGGCGCCTTTCTGTGCTTCGAAGGCTTCGAGAAGCTTGCGCACAAGTTCCTGCACAGCAAGGAAGAGGACCAGGCCGAGCATGCGGCGCTGAGCGAAGCGGTGGCCGATCCTGCGGTCGACCTGGTGGCTTTCGAGCAAGGCAAGATCAAGGGCGCGGTGCGCACCGACTTCATCCTTTCGGCCGAGATCATCGCCATTACCCTGGGCACGGTCGCCGATGCACCGCTGACCCAGCAGATCATCGTGCTTTCGGGCATTGCCATCGTCATGACCATCGGTGTCTATGGCCTGGTGGCCGGTATCGTCAAGCTTGATGACTTGGGCCTGTGGTTGACCCAGAAGGCATCCCGTGCAGCTCAGGCAGTCGGCAACGGTATCCTGCGGGCGGCGCCGTACATGATGAAAAGCCTGTCGGTGATTGGTACTGCGGCGATGTTTCTGGTCGGTGGCGGGATCCTGGTGCACGGCGTGGCGCCGCTGCATCATGCCATCGAGGCCTTCAGCGAAGGGCGTGGCGGGGTGCTGACCAGTACGTTGCTCAATGCCGGGGTGGGGATTGTCGCGGGTGCGGTGGTGCTGGCGGTGGTTGCGGTTATCGCCAAGCTCTGGCGTTCTGTAAAAGGCTGA
- a CDS encoding outer membrane protein OmpK, which produces MRITNSLILASGLLAASTAASAGDLLQWQNNSLTYLWGKNFAVNPSIQQTVTFEHADAWKYGDNFIFVDKIFYNGDKDFNNGPNTYYGEISPRLSFGKIFDQKLAFGPVKDVLLAMTYEFGEGDTESYLIGPGFDLDIPGFDYFQLNFYQRNTEGSRAGDNVWQITPVWSYTIPVGKSDILIDGFMDWVVDNDATSRRGTYHANLHFNPQVKYDLGKALNWGEKQLYVGFEYDYWKNKYGIKDSDAFDTDQNTASFLVKAHF; this is translated from the coding sequence ATGCGTATTACCAACAGCCTGATCCTCGCCAGCGGCCTGCTGGCGGCCAGCACCGCCGCCAGCGCCGGTGATCTGCTGCAATGGCAGAACAACAGCCTGACCTATCTGTGGGGCAAGAACTTTGCCGTCAACCCGTCGATCCAGCAGACCGTGACCTTCGAGCACGCCGATGCCTGGAAGTACGGCGACAACTTCATCTTCGTCGACAAGATCTTCTACAACGGCGACAAAGACTTCAACAACGGCCCTAACACCTATTACGGCGAGATCAGTCCGCGCCTGTCGTTCGGCAAGATCTTCGACCAGAAGCTGGCCTTCGGCCCGGTCAAGGACGTGCTGCTGGCCATGACCTACGAGTTTGGCGAAGGTGACACCGAGTCCTACCTGATCGGCCCGGGCTTCGACCTGGACATCCCCGGTTTTGACTACTTCCAGCTGAACTTCTACCAGCGCAACACCGAAGGCAGCCGCGCCGGTGACAACGTCTGGCAGATTACCCCGGTCTGGTCCTACACCATCCCTGTGGGCAAGTCCGACATCCTCATCGATGGCTTCATGGACTGGGTCGTCGATAACGATGCCACCAGCCGCCGTGGCACCTACCACGCCAACCTGCACTTCAACCCGCAGGTCAAATATGACCTGGGCAAAGCGTTGAACTGGGGCGAGAAACAGCTGTATGTCGGTTTCGAATACGACTACTGGAAGAACAAGTACGGCATCAAGGACAGCGATGCGTTCGATACCGATCAGAACACCGCAAGCTTCCTGGTAAAAGCACACTTCTGA
- the uraH gene encoding hydroxyisourate hydrolase: MGRLTTHVLDAAHGCPGSSIKVELYRVEGQQLELVHTTLTNSDGRCDAPLLQGDDYRSGVYQLQFSAGDYYRARGVQLPEPAFLDVVVLRFGISAEQDHYHVPLLISPYSYSTYRGS; this comes from the coding sequence ATGGGACGTTTGACCACGCATGTACTGGATGCCGCTCATGGCTGCCCCGGCAGCTCGATCAAGGTTGAGCTGTACCGGGTCGAAGGCCAGCAGCTGGAGCTGGTGCACACCACCCTGACCAACAGCGATGGCCGTTGCGACGCACCGCTGCTGCAAGGCGATGATTACCGCAGTGGCGTCTACCAGTTGCAGTTCAGCGCCGGCGACTACTACCGTGCCCGTGGCGTACAACTGCCCGAGCCTGCATTCCTGGACGTGGTGGTGCTGCGTTTTGGCATCAGCGCCGAGCAGGACCATTACCACGTTCCGCTGTTGATCTCGCCGTACAGTTACTCGACCTATCGCGGAAGCTAG